A DNA window from Actinokineospora baliensis contains the following coding sequences:
- a CDS encoding sensor domain-containing protein, translating into MAEHVVRAGLPGIALPPGGFDSDAGRVLAPDLARPDVVGFADDPAAERALLLEAQRIARMGSWTLDVSTGEAYLSDGLRGLCGLPARATLTDLLALVHPEDLPVLNDFQAALRARRSSQPLELEVRDDTGKRSYLVRARPEFEPGGRVVRVHGTVQDFTRFRALERQLSQDGRLFREAQRVARLGTWEWHTVSGECLWSSMLYELFGVEAGTKITYRDYLRLVHPDDRGWVDQRWQELAGTRRPVECEHRVIRPDGKRRVFRVRGEAAGTDNDRNVMIGTAQDVTEQRSTETRMQRSSKRFTDLVAITPVGIALFDDAERLVDANDALCSLLGLDLERLRGMTAEQLTHPDDREARRGRESHSFHSGQRVLVTATGKPVYCELNATVSVADDGQRFWLVVFADVTDRRRAAERLRYQATHDELTGLPGRAAVKELLGKLLGGRDYERIALLFCDVDNFKRVNDSLGHDVGDELITALARRLERGLPPSCTVARMSGDEYVIICSDVEEAGGVEALANQVASLLRTAVPVRDQLLRVSASIGAAVPSGPETSGADLLRYADAAMFAAKARGTGRVSIASDKLIASANSQMLLEGQLREAIMNDQLVLHYQPVVGPDGAVLSAEALVRWPHPERGLLYPGDFLPVAEQGDLLGELDRWVLRAAFTEAAEWPQLCGAILGGGVGIAVNLSGLVPGDPEFVDVVSASVAATGIAWDRVVLELVETSLIDLPSRSREAMAELVDRGVRFAVDDFGTGYSSLARLKELPAQIIKIDRRFVSGVATDASDFAVARALVDMARAMGRSCVAEGVENATQFHVLRGVGVDAYQGWLLSKPLPAKEFREILKLGPVHIPRGT; encoded by the coding sequence CAGCGGATAGCCCGGATGGGCAGTTGGACGCTGGACGTGAGCACCGGCGAGGCCTACCTGTCCGACGGCCTGCGCGGGCTGTGCGGGCTGCCCGCCCGCGCGACGCTGACCGACCTGCTCGCGCTGGTGCACCCCGAAGACCTGCCCGTGCTCAACGACTTCCAGGCGGCGCTGCGGGCCAGGCGCTCGTCGCAGCCGCTGGAGCTGGAGGTCCGCGACGACACGGGGAAGCGGTCGTACCTGGTCCGCGCCCGCCCGGAGTTCGAGCCGGGCGGGCGCGTGGTCCGGGTGCACGGCACCGTGCAGGACTTCACCCGGTTCCGCGCGCTGGAGCGGCAGCTGAGCCAGGACGGGCGGCTGTTCCGCGAGGCGCAGCGGGTGGCCAGGCTGGGCACCTGGGAGTGGCACACCGTCAGCGGCGAGTGCCTGTGGTCGTCGATGCTCTACGAGCTCTTCGGCGTCGAGGCGGGCACCAAGATCACCTACCGGGACTACCTGCGGCTGGTGCACCCGGACGACCGCGGCTGGGTCGACCAGCGGTGGCAGGAGCTGGCAGGCACCCGGCGGCCGGTGGAGTGCGAGCACCGGGTGATCCGCCCGGACGGCAAGCGCCGGGTGTTCCGGGTGCGCGGCGAGGCGGCGGGCACCGACAACGACCGCAACGTCATGATCGGCACCGCGCAGGACGTCACCGAGCAGCGCTCCACCGAGACCAGGATGCAGCGCTCCAGCAAGCGGTTCACCGACCTGGTGGCGATCACGCCGGTCGGGATCGCGCTGTTCGACGACGCCGAGCGGCTGGTCGACGCCAACGACGCGCTGTGCTCGCTGCTGGGGCTGGACCTGGAGCGGCTGCGCGGGATGACCGCCGAGCAGCTGACCCACCCCGACGACCGGGAGGCGCGGCGGGGCCGGGAGTCGCACTCGTTCCACAGCGGCCAGCGGGTGCTGGTGACCGCGACCGGCAAGCCGGTGTACTGCGAGCTCAACGCCACGGTGTCGGTCGCCGACGACGGGCAGCGGTTCTGGCTGGTGGTGTTCGCCGACGTCACGGACCGTCGCCGCGCGGCCGAGCGACTGCGCTACCAGGCGACACACGATGAGCTGACAGGCCTGCCGGGGCGTGCGGCGGTCAAGGAACTGCTCGGCAAGCTGCTCGGCGGCCGGGACTACGAGCGGATCGCGCTGCTGTTCTGCGACGTGGACAACTTCAAGCGGGTCAACGACTCGCTCGGCCACGACGTCGGCGACGAGCTGATCACCGCGCTGGCCAGGCGGTTGGAGCGCGGGCTGCCGCCGAGCTGCACGGTGGCGAGGATGTCCGGCGACGAGTACGTGATCATCTGCTCCGACGTGGAGGAGGCGGGCGGGGTCGAGGCGCTGGCCAACCAGGTGGCCAGCCTGCTGCGCACCGCCGTCCCGGTCCGTGACCAGTTGTTGCGCGTGTCGGCCAGCATCGGGGCCGCGGTCCCCAGCGGCCCGGAGACCAGCGGCGCTGACCTGCTGCGCTACGCCGACGCCGCGATGTTCGCCGCGAAGGCGCGCGGGACCGGCCGGGTGTCCATCGCCTCGGACAAGCTGATCGCCTCGGCCAACAGCCAGATGCTGCTCGAGGGCCAGCTCCGCGAGGCGATCATGAACGACCAGCTGGTGCTGCACTACCAGCCGGTGGTCGGCCCCGACGGCGCGGTGCTCTCGGCCGAGGCGCTGGTGCGCTGGCCGCACCCCGAGCGCGGCCTGCTCTACCCCGGCGACTTCCTGCCCGTGGCCGAACAGGGCGACCTGCTCGGCGAACTCGACCGCTGGGTCCTGCGCGCCGCCTTCACCGAGGCCGCCGAATGGCCCCAGCTCTGCGGCGCCATCCTCGGCGGCGGCGTCGGCATCGCGGTCAACCTGTCGGGCCTGGTCCCCGGCGACCCCGAGTTCGTCGACGTGGTCTCGGCCTCGGTGGCGGCGACCGGGATCGCGTGGGACCGGGTGGTGCTCGAACTGGTCGAGACCAGCCTGATCGACCTGCCCTCGCGCAGCCGGGAAGCGATGGCCGAACTCGTCGACCGCGGCGTCCGCTTCGCCGTCGACGACTTCGGCACCGGCTACTCGTCGCTGGCCCGGCTCAAGGAACTCCCCGCCCAGATCATCAAGATCGACCGCCGCTTCGTCTCCGGTGTGGCCACGGACGCCTCGGACTTCGCGGTGGCGCGCGCGTTGGTGGACATGGCCCGCGCGATGGGGCGCAGCTGTGTGGCCGAGGGCGTGGAGAACGCGACCCAGTTCCACGTGCTCCGCGGCGTGGGCGTGGACGCCTACCAGGGCTGGCTGCTGTCAAAACCGTTGCCCGCCAAGGAGTTCCGGGAGATCCTGAAACTCGGCCCGGTCCACATCCCCCGCGGCACCTGA